The following proteins are encoded in a genomic region of Gossypium hirsutum isolate 1008001.06 chromosome D05, Gossypium_hirsutum_v2.1, whole genome shotgun sequence:
- the LOC107902425 gene encoding uncharacterized protein, translating to MTSWSGGESLQENSQNLWLLNLPLKVKISIWKISWNYIPTRVNLNYKRLLNNVTCIGCGSAAESTNHIFRECPVARTVWEELLFPELLQVPHMDFVQWLTWVFEQNSTNRRLIFCCALWAIWEERNRRVHEKTNRSGKEIAFFVKRYISELNEIGAKTPQVRLRGREWKYPPVQFVKVNFDAAFDGNSRQSAAGVVARDSDGNTLLSCTEIHHHVASAFAAEAIACRTATQIIYSQRSEQSVTQTSDGDIKGKRRTLPDWKSPGVCCESGRNRKKGRENVLRRSERLKKLYSDNSKEWQTRLH from the exons ATGACTTCCTGGTCTGGCGGGGAGAGTCTTCAAGAGAATTCACA AAATCTATGGCTCCTTAATCTACCTCTTAAGGTAAAAATTTCAATCTGGAAAATATCTTGGAATTATATCCCGACTCGAGTCAACTTGAACTACAAAAGGCTGTTAAACAATGTGACATGCATCGGGTGTGGCAGTGCAGCAGAATCTACAAATCATATATTCCGTGAATGTCCTGTGGCAAGAACAGTATGGGAAGAGTTATTATTCCCAGAATTATTACAAGTTCCTCATATGGATTTTGTACAATGGCTTACCTGGGTTTTTGAACAGAATTCCACCAATCGGCGACTGATCTTTTGTTGTGCTCTTTGGGCAATATGGGAAGAAAGGAATAGGAGAGTGCATGAAAAGACTAATAGATCTGGGAAAGAGATAGCATTTTTTGTAAAGAGATATATTAGTGAACTGAATGAGATTGGAGCAAAAACACCTCAGGTTAGATTAAGAGGCAGGGAATGGAAGTACCCACCGGTTCAGTTTGTGAAGGTTAACTTCGATGCAGCATTTGATGGGAACTCACGGCAATCAGCAGCGGGAGTCGTGGCCAGGGATAGTGACGGAAACACTCTTTTATCATGCACAGAGATTCATCATCATGTGGCATCAGCCTTTGCCGCAGAAGCAATAGCGTGTCGAACAGCAACTCAAATAA TATATTCCCAGAGAAGTGAACAGTCTGTCACACAAACTAGCGACGGTGACattaaaggaaaaagaagaacTTTACCTGATTGGAAGAGTCCTGGAGTATGCTGCGAATCTGGAAGAAACCGAAAGAAAGGCAGGGAAAATGTGTTGAGAAGAAGTGAACGGTTAAAGAAGCTGTATAGTGATAATTCAAAGGAGTGGCAGACAAGGCTTCATTGA